A genomic segment from Coffea eugenioides isolate CCC68of unplaced genomic scaffold, Ceug_1.0 ScVebR1_441;HRSCAF=1119, whole genome shotgun sequence encodes:
- the LOC113758275 gene encoding chaperone protein dnaJ 72-like isoform X1, whose product MDHYKILGVQRNASKEEIKQAFRSLAMQFHPDKHADSPKHLRDTATAKFKQLSEAYEILTDDRKRADYNISASSWNTGCNQNHGYAKNYGYGYGGNYTHDYMASRGKRAGPSLQFELLFRFLNARTFVRTATIAGVLIGAIYLIDDGVDALWNTKNSGKTEDHHILLASAVHTQAISLLFGNIVNNFVVILQQVLQISLSNILHIFPNFQVLFYRIWMNFN is encoded by the exons ATGGATCACTACAAGATTCTGGGAGTCCAGAGGAACGCGAGCAAAGAAGAAATCAAGCAAGCCTTTCGAAGCTTGGCAATGCAATTTCACCCAGATAAGCATGCCGATTCCCCCAAACATCTTAGGGACACAGCCACCGCCAAATTCAAGCAGCTTTCCGAAGCCTACGAGATACTCACCGATGATCGCAAGCGTGCCGACTACAATATCTCCGCCTCCTCCTGGAATACTGGTTGTAATCAGAATCATGGGTACGCCAAGAATTATGGGTACGGGTATGGAGGAAATTATACCCATGATTATATGGCTAGTAGGGGCAAAAGGGCTGGTCCGAGTCTCCAGTTTGAGTTGCTTTTTCGGTTTCTCAATGCGCGGACTTTTGTTCGAACTGCGACTATAGCTGg TGTTTTAATAGGTGCGATATATCTCATTGATGATGGTGTAGATGCCCTGTGGAACACAAAAAATTCTGGG AAAACCGAGGACCACCATATACTACTTGCTAGCGCAGTCCACACCCAAGCAATAAGTCTTCTTTTTGGGAATATAGTCAACAACTTTGTTGTTATCCTCCAGCAAGTACTACAGATATCTTTGTCGAACATTCTTCATATCTTCCCAAATTTCCAGGTACTGTTTTATAGGATCTGgatgaatttcaattga
- the LOC113758275 gene encoding chaperone protein dnaJ 72-like isoform X2 has translation MDHYKILGVQRNASKEEIKQAFRSLAMQFHPDKHADSPKHLRDTATAKFKQLSEAYEILTDDRKRADYNISASSWNTGCNQNHGYAKNYGYGYGGNYTHDYMASRGKRAGPSLQFELLFRFLNARTFVRTATIAGVLIGAIYLIDDGVDALWNTKNSGVNGMGFVAPEGNIHSNVPFAFVNLMNPQKSLEDALESIKEAKAVKDKS, from the exons ATGGATCACTACAAGATTCTGGGAGTCCAGAGGAACGCGAGCAAAGAAGAAATCAAGCAAGCCTTTCGAAGCTTGGCAATGCAATTTCACCCAGATAAGCATGCCGATTCCCCCAAACATCTTAGGGACACAGCCACCGCCAAATTCAAGCAGCTTTCCGAAGCCTACGAGATACTCACCGATGATCGCAAGCGTGCCGACTACAATATCTCCGCCTCCTCCTGGAATACTGGTTGTAATCAGAATCATGGGTACGCCAAGAATTATGGGTACGGGTATGGAGGAAATTATACCCATGATTATATGGCTAGTAGGGGCAAAAGGGCTGGTCCGAGTCTCCAGTTTGAGTTGCTTTTTCGGTTTCTCAATGCGCGGACTTTTGTTCGAACTGCGACTATAGCTGg TGTTTTAATAGGTGCGATATATCTCATTGATGATGGTGTAGATGCCCTGTGGAACACAAAAAATTCTGGG GTAAATGGGATGGGATTTGTAGCGCCTGAAGGAAATATTCATTCTAACGTGCCCTTTGCTTTCGTTAATTTAATGAACCCCCAGAAATCTTTGGAAGATGCTCTGGAATCCATAAAGGAAGCCAAAGCAGTTAAAGATAAAAGTTAG
- the LOC113758275 gene encoding chaperone protein dnaJ 72-like isoform X3, producing MDHYKILGVQRNASKEEIKQAFRSLAMQFHPDKHADSPKHLRDTATAKFKQLSEAYEILTDDRKRADYNISASSWNTGCNQNHGYAKNYGYGYGGNYTHDYMASRGKRAGPSLQFELLFRFLNARTFVRTATIAGVLIGAIYLIDDGVDALWNTKNSGKSLEDALESIKEAKAVKDKS from the exons ATGGATCACTACAAGATTCTGGGAGTCCAGAGGAACGCGAGCAAAGAAGAAATCAAGCAAGCCTTTCGAAGCTTGGCAATGCAATTTCACCCAGATAAGCATGCCGATTCCCCCAAACATCTTAGGGACACAGCCACCGCCAAATTCAAGCAGCTTTCCGAAGCCTACGAGATACTCACCGATGATCGCAAGCGTGCCGACTACAATATCTCCGCCTCCTCCTGGAATACTGGTTGTAATCAGAATCATGGGTACGCCAAGAATTATGGGTACGGGTATGGAGGAAATTATACCCATGATTATATGGCTAGTAGGGGCAAAAGGGCTGGTCCGAGTCTCCAGTTTGAGTTGCTTTTTCGGTTTCTCAATGCGCGGACTTTTGTTCGAACTGCGACTATAGCTGg TGTTTTAATAGGTGCGATATATCTCATTGATGATGGTGTAGATGCCCTGTGGAACACAAAAAATTCTGGG AAATCTTTGGAAGATGCTCTGGAATCCATAAAGGAAGCCAAAGCAGTTAAAGATAAAAGTTAG